From the genome of Treponema peruense:
TGCCCTGTCAAAATTTACCGAAGCAACGGAATGTGCCGACAGAATGTACAAAAATGCCCCGCAAAGTGAGGCGGCACAGCAGGCTTACATAAAGGTTCTGGTTGCAACAGGCCAGCGTTCCCTTGCAAAGCAGATGATAGCATCGCTCATGGACGGTTCCGGGGCGCGCATGAAAAGTTTTTTGTACTACCAGAGGAGTTTTTTTGGTGCCACAGAGGATGAAATTCTTGGTGACCTGCGTTCAAGCCTTACTGCAAACCCAAGAAACAGGGACGCTTTGTTCCGGCTGTATAAAATTTACTATGCAAAAAAGGACTGGAGGCGCGCCCAATACTATCTCAAGCAGGTTGTAGCCCTTGATCCTCTCAATACAGAAGTTCTGCGCCTCAATTCAGAATTAAATTCCCTTTTGGGAAAGTAGAATTCAACTTCGACACTTGTCATCTACAAAAATTAGTGTTATTCTAAACGCTACTACTATCTTTAAAAAAGGAAGGAAATCAATATGTCATTTGTTCCATTTTTACTTCAGACAGCTGCTCCTGCAACCGGTGTTGCCGGCGGCGGATTCGGAATGATGCTTCCCCTTATTCTTATTGTGCTTATCATGTACTTTTTCATGATTCGTCCCCAGAACAAGAAGCAGAAGGAAACACAGAAGATGATTGATGCTCTCAAAAAGGGAGATAAGGTTGTTACTATCGGTGGAATCCACGGAGTTATTTCTTCAACAAAAGAACGTACTGTTATTGTAAAGGTACAAAGCGGTGCCGAAGTAGAATTCAACCGTACTGCAATTGCTACAGTTATCGCAGACAAACCTGCAGAACCGGCAAAACCTGCCGAAAAGAAATCACTGTTCGGAAAAAAGGCAAAGAAAGAAGAGCCGGTAGCTGAAGCAGTAACTTCTGAAAATAAACCCGAGGAAACTGCGGAACCGACTGCAGAATCCGGAGAAAAGAAAGATGAGTAAAAAATCCCGTTTTATTTTTATTCTTGCCGTCCTTGCGATGTGCTTTGCGTTCCTGTGGCCTTCACTGAGTTGGTACGTACGCACTCCGAAGGAAGAGCAGGCACTTGCACTTGGTTCACTCGAGAGCATTAAAGACTATTCAAGCGCAAAAGCTGCAAGTGATATGCGCGACCTTGTAAATGCCGTTAAGGCTGATCCTTCAGTACTTGTTTCTGAAGACCAGAACTGGCTTGCAAAACAGGCTGCAAAGAACTTTAAGCTTGCAGAGCAGGAAGTTCCGTCTCCTCTTACACTCAAGGATGCACTTTCTTCTTTTGGCTCACAGCTTGAACTTGTAAACTTTATTGAAGGACGTTACCGCGACAGAATCCTTAAGGTCAAGAATTATTACAAGAATTCCGTTAAGCTCGGACTTGATTTGAGCGGTGGTATGAATGTTATCGTAAAGGCCGACCTTGACGCTGTTGTAGCAAATGCAGGTGATTCAGCTTCTGCAGATGAAGAAAAACTCAGAGCAGAGGCAATGACACAGGCTGTAGATACACTTACAAGTCGCATTGACCGCTTTGGTCTTTCTTCTCCTACAATCCGCCAGCAGGGGGAAGACAGAATTTACATTGAACTTCCTGGTTCTGCAGAAGCAGACCAGATAAATTCTATTATCCAGGGACGTGGAATTCTTAACTTCCGCCTCGCAGATATGGAAGCAACAAGTGCGTTCAACAATTACTATTACAACCACATGGATTCAACATTTGACTCAAGGGGAAATCTTATAGATTCTTCCATTATTCCGGCAGATACCGAAGTAATGGGATTCTATACAACAGATGCCTACGGTCTTGACCAGCGCCAGGGTTTCATTGTTGTAAAGAAAGAAATTGCACTTGACGGAAAACACATCAAATCTGCTGAAGTCGGTTCTGATGAATTCGGAAAGCCGCAGGTTAACTTTACACTTGACTCCGAAGGAGCCGAAATTTTCGGTACATTTACAGGTGCCCATGTGGGTGAAAATCTTTGTATCGTAAGCGACAATAAAATCAAGTCAAACGCAAGAATCAAGACAGCTATTACCGGCGGTCAGGTTGCCATAGACGGATTCGGTCAGCAGGAAGCACAGAATCTGCGCAAGGTTTTGCAGACTGCATGGCTTGATGTTCCTCTTTCTGTAGAGAGCCAGCAAGTTATCGGTGCTTCTCTCGGAGACCAGGCCATTCGTCAGGGACTTCTTGCAATTGCTGTAGGTCTTGCTTCAATAATGATTTTTATGCTCATCTGGTACAAGGGAGCCGGAGTCAACGCAT
Proteins encoded in this window:
- the yajC gene encoding preprotein translocase subunit YajC — translated: MSFVPFLLQTAAPATGVAGGGFGMMLPLILIVLIMYFFMIRPQNKKQKETQKMIDALKKGDKVVTIGGIHGVISSTKERTVIVKVQSGAEVEFNRTAIATVIADKPAEPAKPAEKKSLFGKKAKKEEPVAEAVTSENKPEETAEPTAESGEKKDE
- the secD gene encoding protein translocase subunit SecD → MSKKSRFIFILAVLAMCFAFLWPSLSWYVRTPKEEQALALGSLESIKDYSSAKAASDMRDLVNAVKADPSVLVSEDQNWLAKQAAKNFKLAEQEVPSPLTLKDALSSFGSQLELVNFIEGRYRDRILKVKNYYKNSVKLGLDLSGGMNVIVKADLDAVVANAGDSASADEEKLRAEAMTQAVDTLTSRIDRFGLSSPTIRQQGEDRIYIELPGSAEADQINSIIQGRGILNFRLADMEATSAFNNYYYNHMDSTFDSRGNLIDSSIIPADTEVMGFYTTDAYGLDQRQGFIVVKKEIALDGKHIKSAEVGSDEFGKPQVNFTLDSEGAEIFGTFTGAHVGENLCIVSDNKIKSNARIKTAITGGQVAIDGFGQQEAQNLRKVLQTAWLDVPLSVESQQVIGASLGDQAIRQGLLAIAVGLASIMIFMLIWYKGAGVNACVVQILNLYIMFSILSAFNLTITLPTIAGMILTIGMAVDANVIIFERIKEERRLGKDRAASISMGFDNAFWAIMDSNITTFIAAIFMSQLGSGAIQGFAVSLAIGVVSTVFTALVVSRLMFDFQTEVIHKKNISIGWRIK